The genomic stretch AATCCAGTCTTATCGGACACACGTGATGCCTGCTGCATATTGTGAGTCACGATGACCACAGTGTAGTTCTGCTTCAACTCGTGAATTAGATCTTCAATAGCCAAAGTAGAAATCGGGTCGAGAGCTGAACATGGTTCGTCCATTAGCAATACATCAGGAGAAATCGCTATTGCTCTAGCGATACATAGCCGTTGCTGTTGCCCACCGGATAGGCCATTGCCGGGCAGATCGAGGCGGTCTTTAACCTCGTTCCAAAGGTTAGCTCCGCGCAGTGAAGATTCTACTAGCTCGTCCTGTTGCGACTTCGGCATTCGGCGGTTATTCAGTTTTATGCCAGCCAATACGTTGTCGCGTATGCTCATCGTCGGGAACGGGTTCGGCTGTTGAAAAACCATGCCGATTTGCTGACGTACCCGTACCGGGTCAACGCCTGGCGCGTAAATGTCCTGGTCGTCGAGTAATACCTGGCCGGTAGTGCGAGCGCCGGGGGTTAGCTCCAACATTCGGTCTAGACAACGCAGTACAGTCGATTTGCCGCAACCAGAAGGGCCAATAAACGCGGTGACGGCATTAGGCTCAATCACCATGTTGACCCCTTCAACGGCCTTGAAATCGCCGTAGTAGACGTTCAAGTCCTTCAATTCCATGCGCTTAGCCATTTATCTTGATCCTTTTCTTTTCTTGGGGTCAGCGGTTGATTTTAGGGGCGAATTTGTGTGAAACCCAACGTCCGATGAGGTTTAACACCATGACGATGAGCACTAATACCAGTGCGCCAGCCCAAGCACGCGCGTGTGCAGGCTCCGGGAAACGTCCGGGGGCTTGCATGTATTGGTTATAAACCATAACCGGCAAGGCGGTCATTTCGTTGATTGGACGGTCTGGGGTTGGTATCGGATTGAAATTCAGTGAATCCGTGTAGCCCATGGTCACCAGTAGTGGCGCGGTTTCACCGATGATTCGGGCGATGGCGATGATGATGCCCGAAACGATGCCCGAGATTGAGGTGGGCAGAACTATTTTGACGATGGTACGCCATTTCGTTACGCCGAGCGCATAGGAGGCCTCGCGCAGCTTATCGGGCACCAGGCGGATGATTTCTTCACAGTTACGCACTACATAGGGAATCATTAGGACGCACAAGGCTACCGCTCCAGCCAAGCCGGATTTCGAGGGGCCTAAGATCAGCGTGAAAACTGAATACGCGAACAGGCCAGCAACGATAGATGGGATACCTGTCATAACATCCACTAAGAAAGTGATGCCGCGCTGTAGCCAGCCGCCATTGCCATATTCGACTAGATAAATCGAGGTGAACAACCCGATCGGTACCGAGATTAAGGTAGCAATACCAGTGACAATTAGGGTTCCAGTGATGGCATGTATTGCCCCGCCCCCTTCAAGGACAACGTTGCGCATGGTGGAGCTAAAGAAAGTTCCATCAAATCGGGCAACCCCTTTAACTATGGTGTCGAAAAGCAATGAAACTAGCGGCAAACAAGCTAACAAGAAAGCCCCAGCAATGATGTAAGCCATCACTCGGTTAACTGCCCGTCTGCTGCCCTCCACCGAAAAACTGAGAGCAAAAACTACGATCAGCGCAACGATAGCGCCAAGGACGGTGCCGGCAACCAGTAAGCGCCCTACCTTGGTTTCGCCGTCAGCCAACATCGCCATCAAAGCAGTGACCACACAAATGCAGACAACTAAGGTAGCTAGCGGCACCCATTTATTCAGCTGGCCGCCGGTCAGCGAAATCTGGTTTTCAATTACTGGTTTTGACTGAGTCTTAACATCGGCGCTCATTACTTATCCTCCTTACCAGCGCGCTTCGGCTTGACGACAGCACGCTGGTTCTTATCGCTGGTAATCATTCGCCCAACCATGTTGACGATGAAAGTTAAAACGAATAACACCAGGCCGGTAGCTAGCAGCTGAGAAACCTCTAGGCCGTGCGCTTCCGGGAAAGACTGGGCGATATTTGCGGCGATGGTATTCGAATTTTGGCTAGTCAGAAGCTTGAAACTGACGAGTGTCGCGGGGGAGAGCACCATCGCAACGGCCATCGTCTCGCCTAGAGCACGTCCCAGCCCCAACATGGCCGCCGAAACCACGCCCGAACGTCCGAAAGGAATAACGACCTGACAGATCATCTCCCACCGGGTAGCGCCGAGGGCTAGTGAGGCTTCCTCTTGTAGCTTCGGTGTTCGCAAGAACACTTCGCGTGAGAGCGAAGTGATGATCGGTAGCACCATGATGGCCAGTACCAGAGCAGCTGTCATCATGGAGCGACCAGTGCCGGCTACCGTGCCGCCAAATAGCGGAATGAAGCCTAAATGTTCGTTAAGCCACTGATAAATCGGCACCATTGCGGGCGCTAAAGTTTGGATACCCCAAAGGCCGAAAACAACCGAGGGAACTGCTGCCAAAAGGTCAATAACGAAACCTATCGGGGCAGCCATTTTCTTTGGCGCATAGTGCGAGATATATAACGCGATCCCCATGGCTATCGGTACGGCAATCAATAGTGCTAAAAAGGACGACCAGACCGTGCCGAAAAGAAACGGCACCACATAGCTGAAGGTATTTCCTAGTGGCAGATTCTCGTCTGAGGCTTGCAGAGCAGGCAGGGTTTCAGCGATTAAGAAAATCGCTACCGCAGCCAAAATTACTAGGATCATTATCCCTGAACCGACTGACAAGCCTTTGAAGATCTTGTCGCCAGCGTGACCTTTATGGTTAATTAAAGATCTGCTAGACAACTCTCCGGTTGTCGTTTCGCTTACCGATGCAGACATTTTTGCTCTTCCTGCCGATTATTCCAGCGAATTATCGGCGTTAGACCGTTATTTCTACGCGGTTCACGCCCGCCAACCGATAAAGGTTAGGCGGGCGTGAATCTAACCCGTTGTCAACCGAGACTTACTTGATGGTCTTGGCGGCAGCCTGGACGTTCTTGGATAGTTCGCCGGCAAGCGGTGCATTGAAAGCCGTCTTAGTGGCCTCTTCTTGCGCCTCGGGGCTGGTGATGTAGCTAAGGTAGGCGTTTACCAACTCGCCGATGCTGGCGTCTTTGTAGTTCTGGCATGCGATGGCATAAGAAACCAGGACAAATGGGTAACCAGCAGCGGTACGGTCGAGCTTCAGCGAGTAGTCGTTTTCGGCGCGACCTTCGACACGGCTAGAGGCATCTACAACTTTGGCAGCAGCTTCAGGAGTCAGCTCGATGTAGTCGCTGGAGCCGGTGGGGGCATACTTGGCTACGCCCATGCCAGCTTCAACACCGGAGTCATCAATGTATCCGATGTAGCCGTTCCCGTTCTTGATGGCCTCAGCAACACCGTTGGTCTTGTTGCCGGCCTCGCCAGCGGCGGCGTCTGCCGGCCATTCTTCGACTGAACCCCAGGTCCAAATGTCAGGAGCAATCTGGGAGAGAGTGTCGGTGAAGTTGCCGGTAGTGCCGGACTTGTCAGCGCGGTGCACTGGGACGATAGGCAGGTCGGGTAATTTGGCTTTCGGGTTAGCCTTAGCGATAGCCTCGTCATTCCAGTTGGTAATCTGGCCGGCGAAAATCTTAGCAATGACGTCGGCGTTCAGGTTTAGTTCGTCTACGCCCTCGAGGTTGTAGGCTAAAGCGATTGGCGAGATGTAGACCGGCAAGCTGATGGCTCCGCCGTCAGCGCAATTGGCCAGATCAGCGTTCAGCTCTTCGTCTTTCATAATGGAGTCAGAACCGGCGAAATGGGCTGCGCCAGCGATGAAGTTCTTACGGCCAGTGCCGGAACCATCCGGGGAATAGTTTACGGTGACGCTGGGGTTGGCCGTCTGGAATCCGGCGCGCCAAGCGTCCTGGGCGGCGCCCATTGAGGAAGCGCCAGAACCGGACAAGGTGCCAGATAGTTTACTTGCCTCAGAAGTCTTGGTGTCGTTGGAGCTATCGGACGAGCTGGAGCCGTTCGAGGAGCATCCGGTAAGAGTTAGAGCAAGGGCGGCAGCGATAGCCGCACCAACGCGCAAAGTCTTCTTCACTGTTAAATTCCTTCCAGGAATCTAAATTCTTTATGTCAGGTCGCTCGACCTAACGACTTTGACGCTAACTTGTGTGCATTACCAAACCATCTCGCCAAGGTAAACAGAAGGTTAACGAATAACCAAAAATTCAGATTTTTATGACAACTTGATCAGATTTCTGGGGGTAAATGAAGTGGCTCACTTATATCTCCACGTTCATCTAGGCCGACAACTAGTACCTCTGCAGGTTCCAGCGTGTGATCTAGCTCAATTCCCAGATAGTCAATCATTGTTGGCAACACTGGACGGTGGCCGCAAACAGCAGTAGGCAATTGTGAGTCAAGCGCTTTGCCCCTAATTTGGCTCATCGCCCATTCCACCCCTTGTGGATCATTCTCGCCAGCGCCTTCTGTAAGATCATTGAAAGCTGTTATCTCTACCCCGAATCGTTCGGCGTAAGGTCGCAGTGTCGCCATACAGCGTTCTGCCGAAGAGCTAGCTAGGGCGCCGATACCGAAAGCGTCAAGCACTTCAGCCAAAGCCTCAGCTTGTTTCGTGCCGCGATTATTTAACGGGCGGTCATCATCATTATTTCCAGACCAATTCTTTCGTCCGATCGCCTTAGCATGTCGAACTACCAGCAACGGCACCTGCCATTGGGTGCGCAAGCCCTCGACCAGGACGCTTATGTCATCGTCATAACTCAACTCGCGGATAGCTTTAGCTACCGGCCACCATTCCACGCGATCAGCTTCATCGTCATGGTCAGCTATTGGTTCTTCACTTACTAGCGTGGCAAGCCACCAAGTGACGACTTTCATCTTGTTTTTCACTTGATAGCGAATGGAGTCTAGCGGTGCGACAAGACGAACTTTGTAGCCGGTTTCTTCCAGCACTTCACGAACTGCCGCTACGGCATCCGGTTCAGCATCATTGAGGGTGCCTTTCGGCAGGCTCCAATCATCATATTTGGGACGATGGATAACCAAAACCTGACGATTATCGTCGTCTCCACGCAAGACGAGAGCGCCAGATGAGCGATACAGCTTGGCCATTATTACCTTTCAATGCTTGTGCTGGCTCAACCACCCATAGTCCAAGTTTGTGGGCATTTCATATTAGCGATATGCCCGACGTTGGACTAGTCTGCTTGGCCTTTGCGGCGTTGGTTATTGGTCTTATCAATCAGGTAGTCCTGAATGTGCAATCTGGCAGTGTGATCATCTCTATAAATATTGGGTGTCCACGTTTGGTCAATCAACCGCCAATGCACAGTGTCCTCATCAAAAGCCGTAGTCAGAAGGTCATCTATTTGGGCGATGTGACGCGGATTAGTGATCCCCACGATAGCTTCCACTCTGCGATCCAGATTGCGGTGCATAAGATCCGCGCTGCCGATACCGACCACCGGATCACCGCCATTCTCAAACCAATAAATGCGCGAATGTTCCAAGTAGCGGCCAAGAACAGAAATTAGCCGGATATTATCCGACATGCCTGGCACTCCTGGACGCACTGCACAAATTCCGCGTACCCACATCTCGACTTTGACGCCTGCCTGAGACGCGCGATAAAGAGCATCGATGATGGTTTCGTCAACGATAGAATTAACTTTTATTCTGATCCTGGCGTTCTGTCCGGCTAGTGCATTAGCAGTCTCACCGTTGATCCGCTCCAACAATCCCGTGCGGATACCCTCGGGAGCTACCAGTAGGCGCCGATAATGAGACACCTGAGTCATGCCAGATAGGTGGTTGAATAACCGCGCGACATCGTCGGTAACAATGGGGTTGCAGGTTAACAAACCCATATCCTCGTATTGGCGAGCTGTTTTGGGGTTGTAATTGCCGGTGCCAATGTGGGCGTAGCGGCGCAAGCCGTTCTTGCCTTCATCACGCACTACCAACATCAACTTGCAATGTGTCTTTAGCCCGACCATGCCATAAACAACGTGGACGCCATATTTTTCTAGTTTGCGCGCCCAAGCGATATTGGCTTGTTCGTCAAATCGAGCTTTGATTTCGACTACCGCCAGCACCTGTTTACCGGCTTTTGCTGCCTCAATTAGGGCATCAATGATCGGAGAATCGCCAGAGGTGCGGTAGAGCGTCTGTTTAATTGCTAAGACTTTCGGGTCGGCGGCAGCCTGTTCGATGAGACGCTCAACCGAGGTAGCGAAAGAATCATAAGGGTGCTGCAACAACACATCGTGTTTACGAATTTGGGTGAAAATATCAGCCGGATTTGAGGTCTCAATCTCTGCTAATTCTGGGTGGGTCTTTGGCAAGAAACCGGGGTAACGCAGATCCTCGCGGTCAATCTTGCCCAACCCGAATAGACCCGTGAAATCAAGCGGGGCTGGAAGCTTGAAAACTTCTTTTTCGGTGACATCAAGTTGGCGTACCAACATGTCGAGCATCTTGTCATCGATGGTGTCCTCTACCTCGAGACGGACGGGAGGACGACCCACCTTACGGCGCAGCAGCTCTTTCTCTAGTGCCGTCAAAATGTTTTCGGCATCATCTTCTTCCATCTCGACGTCTTCATTGCGGGTTACTCGAAAAGTCGTGTGTTGTAGGACTTCCATGCCCCCGAAGATCTGGTTCAAGTGCTGGATGATTAGGTCTTCTAGTGGTAAGAAACGGCCGGGACTGACTTCAATGAATCTGTCTAAAACCGCTGGAACTTTTATGCGCGCGAATTGTTCAGTACCAGTTTCTTCAGAACGTAGTAACACGCCAAGGTTAAGTGATAGCCCCGAAATGTAGGGGAATGGGTGAGAAGGGTCAACCGCTAGCGGGGTAAGAATCGGGAAGATACGTTCAGTAAACAGCGCATGCATCTGAGACTGTTCTTCCAGGGTCATATCGTCCCAACCAATGATGTGAATACCTTCACTGGCTAGTTCGGGACGTAATTTTTCTTGGAAAAGCCGCGCCTGATCATCAACTAACTCGTGGGCGCGCGTCAAGATAGCATCGTAGAGGTCACGTGGGTTGATTCTGGCAGCTGAACGTACCGCAACCCCAGCATCAATGCGTCGTTTCAGACCGGCAACCCGCACCATAAAGAATTCGTCTAGGTTTGAGGAGAAGATAGCGCAGAATGTGGTTCGCTCCAGCAGCGGCGTGCGGGGGGCGTCTTTAGCTAAGTCGAGCACCCGGTTATTGAACTCTAACCAACTCAATTCACGGTCGGTGTAGCGATCTTGGGGAAGCTCGCCGGTGGTCGCATCGTCATTCACTTGTAGCTCTCCTGTGCTCTTGCCACGGTAAGAAGTATCAGTATATGTCTCGCTGAACCCAGCATTGCGGTACATCTGCACCACATTTTGATTTTCGGCTTCAACAAATAATTTCACGTATTTGATGCCTCGGGCGCGCATGTGATGCAAACCAGCCAGCAACAACGCGGTTCCCACCCCGTGCCGAGCATGTTCAGGGTCTACCCCAAGGACATAAACCTCGGCCTCATCGTGTCGGGTTGGTTC from Vaginimicrobium propionicum encodes the following:
- the pstC gene encoding phosphate ABC transporter permease subunit PstC, with translation MSASVSETTTGELSSRSLINHKGHAGDKIFKGLSVGSGIMILVILAAVAIFLIAETLPALQASDENLPLGNTFSYVVPFLFGTVWSSFLALLIAVPIAMGIALYISHYAPKKMAAPIGFVIDLLAAVPSVVFGLWGIQTLAPAMVPIYQWLNEHLGFIPLFGGTVAGTGRSMMTAALVLAIMVLPIITSLSREVFLRTPKLQEEASLALGATRWEMICQVVIPFGRSGVVSAAMLGLGRALGETMAVAMVLSPATLVSFKLLTSQNSNTIAANIAQSFPEAHGLEVSQLLATGLVLFVLTFIVNMVGRMITSDKNQRAVVKPKRAGKEDK
- the pstS gene encoding phosphate ABC transporter substrate-binding protein PstS; this encodes MKKTLRVGAAIAAALALTLTGCSSNGSSSSDSSNDTKTSEASKLSGTLSGSGASSMGAAQDAWRAGFQTANPSVTVNYSPDGSGTGRKNFIAGAAHFAGSDSIMKDEELNADLANCADGGAISLPVYISPIALAYNLEGVDELNLNADVIAKIFAGQITNWNDEAIAKANPKAKLPDLPIVPVHRADKSGTTGNFTDTLSQIAPDIWTWGSVEEWPADAAAGEAGNKTNGVAEAIKNGNGYIGYIDDSGVEAGMGVAKYAPTGSSDYIELTPEAAAKVVDASSRVEGRAENDYSLKLDRTAAGYPFVLVSYAIACQNYKDASIGELVNAYLSYITSPEAQEEATKTAFNAPLAGELSKNVQAAAKTIK
- a CDS encoding RNA degradosome polyphosphate kinase, which produces MNDDATTGELPQDRYTDRELSWLEFNNRVLDLAKDAPRTPLLERTTFCAIFSSNLDEFFMVRVAGLKRRIDAGVAVRSAARINPRDLYDAILTRAHELVDDQARLFQEKLRPELASEGIHIIGWDDMTLEEQSQMHALFTERIFPILTPLAVDPSHPFPYISGLSLNLGVLLRSEETGTEQFARIKVPAVLDRFIEVSPGRFLPLEDLIIQHLNQIFGGMEVLQHTTFRVTRNEDVEMEEDDAENILTALEKELLRRKVGRPPVRLEVEDTIDDKMLDMLVRQLDVTEKEVFKLPAPLDFTGLFGLGKIDREDLRYPGFLPKTHPELAEIETSNPADIFTQIRKHDVLLQHPYDSFATSVERLIEQAAADPKVLAIKQTLYRTSGDSPIIDALIEAAKAGKQVLAVVEIKARFDEQANIAWARKLEKYGVHVVYGMVGLKTHCKLMLVVRDEGKNGLRRYAHIGTGNYNPKTARQYEDMGLLTCNPIVTDDVARLFNHLSGMTQVSHYRRLLVAPEGIRTGLLERINGETANALAGQNARIRIKVNSIVDETIIDALYRASQAGVKVEMWVRGICAVRPGVPGMSDNIRLISVLGRYLEHSRIYWFENGGDPVVGIGSADLMHRNLDRRVEAIVGITNPRHIAQIDDLLTTAFDEDTVHWRLIDQTWTPNIYRDDHTARLHIQDYLIDKTNNQRRKGQAD
- the pstA gene encoding phosphate ABC transporter permease PstA, which codes for MSADVKTQSKPVIENQISLTGGQLNKWVPLATLVVCICVVTALMAMLADGETKVGRLLVAGTVLGAIVALIVVFALSFSVEGSRRAVNRVMAYIIAGAFLLACLPLVSLLFDTIVKGVARFDGTFFSSTMRNVVLEGGGAIHAITGTLIVTGIATLISVPIGLFTSIYLVEYGNGGWLQRGITFLVDVMTGIPSIVAGLFAYSVFTLILGPSKSGLAGAVALCVLMIPYVVRNCEEIIRLVPDKLREASYALGVTKWRTIVKIVLPTSISGIVSGIIIAIARIIGETAPLLVTMGYTDSLNFNPIPTPDRPINEMTALPVMVYNQYMQAPGRFPEPAHARAWAGALVLVLIVMVLNLIGRWVSHKFAPKINR
- the pstB gene encoding phosphate ABC transporter ATP-binding protein PstB, which gives rise to MAKRMELKDLNVYYGDFKAVEGVNMVIEPNAVTAFIGPSGCGKSTVLRCLDRMLELTPGARTTGQVLLDDQDIYAPGVDPVRVRQQIGMVFQQPNPFPTMSIRDNVLAGIKLNNRRMPKSQQDELVESSLRGANLWNEVKDRLDLPGNGLSGGQQQRLCIARAIAISPDVLLMDEPCSALDPISTLAIEDLIHELKQNYTVVIVTHNMQQASRVSDKTGFFSIEAAGKPGHLVEFDLTEKIFTNPAQPETERYITGQFG
- a CDS encoding bifunctional NUDIX hydrolase/histidine phosphatase family protein; this translates as MAKLYRSSGALVLRGDDDNRQVLVIHRPKYDDWSLPKGTLNDAEPDAVAAVREVLEETGYKVRLVAPLDSIRYQVKNKMKVVTWWLATLVSEEPIADHDDEADRVEWWPVAKAIRELSYDDDISVLVEGLRTQWQVPLLVVRHAKAIGRKNWSGNNDDDRPLNNRGTKQAEALAEVLDAFGIGALASSSAERCMATLRPYAERFGVEITAFNDLTEGAGENDPQGVEWAMSQIRGKALDSQLPTAVCGHRPVLPTMIDYLGIELDHTLEPAEVLVVGLDERGDISEPLHLPPEI